In Rhizobium sp. ARZ01, a genomic segment contains:
- a CDS encoding BTAD domain-containing putative transcriptional regulator: MRHSLLKAILFADAVQYSQHMAMDEPFTVEFIQRCFDVFRTVAPQYRGEILKTMGDGALADFESAVEALRFGLEVQSRFREMDEALSPDRRIDFRMGIDLGEVQFRDGELFGHIVNVAARLQSLAEPGGICISQAVFDQVHHHVAATYRSLGSQSLKNIPRPVVAYQVLGAGENPQGRDDRLFRRLMISVLDQLSVRSSLGDELTPSSLKSRALLGYLVLSHRSSEMRERLAGLLWSDKNRVAARHALSTALKQIGDVFRRAGSDALTAGSDKVSVAPAGLEVDLLSISEGLTHGSIARDLLDGRVSPDAILAGLDHADDVFASWLRVARHRWRERLIEQLEQCIERFSGDVVSMKHAATALLSIDPTHERAACILMHAYAAEGQGAAALRIYRALADVLASEFGIGPSSEAREIVASIRSGRLEAKEMALPAGTTKAQTGRLPVIEVRPFAASDEMIASAHLLSGFRADIIGCLTKFREWVIIEDQDNALAEPGNATIDYVLDARSPVGEGVVIITLTDIKNNHVLWSERFPLSLEDWGRTSAGIARRVAATLDIYLSAERVSGGHGRRDVSLSAYDAWLRGENLLLRWAPEAEAEAEVLFREVIHAMPQFAPAYSSLASIFNVRHLIVPGFRRDPQLAAEALRLAQTAVQLDPLETRAHLTLAWSCIMADRFEQAAIHYDLAFELNPNNPRTLFSCAHGLAFLGDSEKAASLERLALELSPVVASYQWGYIAGIHFIAEDYAGSVSAAERGVGSLLDLHAWRAAALAHMGRPREAGEAAAEFLASVRRQWGDAAPDDPGIVSWALHGLPFKEEKCRQRFLHGLRIAGLETG, encoded by the coding sequence ATGCGGCACAGCTTGCTAAAGGCTATCCTGTTTGCAGATGCTGTGCAGTATAGCCAGCATATGGCGATGGATGAGCCGTTCACGGTTGAATTCATCCAGCGCTGTTTTGATGTATTTCGAACCGTTGCACCCCAGTACAGGGGTGAAATTCTCAAGACGATGGGTGACGGCGCGCTTGCAGACTTCGAGTCTGCTGTCGAGGCGCTTCGCTTTGGCCTGGAGGTCCAAAGCCGATTTCGCGAGATGGATGAGGCGCTTTCCCCTGACCGAAGAATAGACTTTCGAATGGGAATCGATCTTGGCGAAGTCCAGTTCCGCGACGGCGAGCTGTTCGGCCATATCGTCAACGTTGCCGCACGCCTACAGTCTCTTGCTGAGCCGGGCGGCATCTGTATTTCACAGGCCGTGTTCGATCAGGTTCATCACCACGTCGCGGCGACGTACCGCAGCCTTGGTTCGCAGTCACTCAAGAACATCCCCCGGCCGGTCGTGGCCTATCAGGTTCTTGGCGCGGGTGAAAACCCGCAGGGTCGGGACGATCGGCTCTTCCGCAGGCTGATGATATCGGTGCTCGACCAGCTCTCGGTCAGAAGTTCGCTCGGTGATGAACTGACGCCTAGTTCGCTAAAGTCGCGGGCGCTGCTCGGCTACCTCGTTCTCAGCCACCGATCCAGCGAGATGCGGGAGCGCCTGGCAGGGCTCCTCTGGAGCGACAAGAACCGCGTGGCCGCACGACATGCCCTCAGCACTGCCCTCAAGCAGATCGGTGACGTCTTCAGGCGAGCCGGATCCGATGCGCTCACGGCCGGCAGCGACAAGGTCAGCGTGGCGCCGGCCGGTCTTGAGGTGGACTTGCTCTCGATCAGCGAAGGACTGACGCACGGTTCGATCGCCCGCGACCTGTTGGACGGCCGCGTCTCGCCGGATGCAATACTTGCCGGGCTCGACCATGCAGACGATGTGTTCGCCTCCTGGCTGCGCGTGGCACGGCACCGCTGGCGCGAGCGTCTGATCGAACAACTGGAGCAGTGCATCGAGCGCTTCAGCGGCGACGTCGTGTCGATGAAGCATGCCGCGACTGCGCTGCTTTCCATCGACCCGACGCATGAGCGCGCGGCCTGCATCCTGATGCACGCCTATGCCGCCGAAGGGCAGGGGGCGGCAGCATTGCGGATCTATCGCGCGCTTGCGGACGTGCTCGCATCGGAGTTCGGTATCGGTCCGTCCTCGGAGGCACGAGAGATCGTAGCGTCGATCCGCTCCGGTCGGTTGGAGGCGAAGGAGATGGCGCTTCCGGCGGGCACAACGAAGGCTCAGACAGGGCGTCTGCCGGTCATTGAAGTGCGCCCCTTTGCAGCCTCAGACGAGATGATCGCCTCCGCCCATCTTCTCAGTGGCTTTCGCGCCGATATCATCGGCTGCCTGACCAAGTTCCGTGAATGGGTGATCATCGAGGACCAGGACAATGCGCTGGCAGAGCCAGGCAATGCCACCATCGACTACGTACTGGATGCGCGCTCGCCGGTGGGCGAGGGAGTTGTCATCATCACGCTGACCGACATCAAGAACAACCATGTGCTTTGGAGCGAGCGCTTCCCGCTTTCGCTCGAGGACTGGGGGAGGACCTCAGCGGGGATTGCACGGCGTGTTGCGGCCACGCTCGATATTTATCTCTCGGCGGAGCGCGTCTCCGGAGGGCATGGACGACGCGACGTATCGCTCTCCGCCTACGATGCCTGGCTGCGCGGCGAGAATCTGCTGCTACGATGGGCGCCAGAGGCCGAAGCCGAGGCGGAAGTTCTGTTTCGGGAGGTCATCCATGCGATGCCGCAGTTCGCACCGGCCTACTCCAGTCTTGCCAGCATCTTTAATGTTCGTCACCTCATAGTGCCCGGATTTCGCCGCGATCCGCAGCTTGCTGCCGAAGCCCTGCGCCTTGCCCAGACGGCAGTGCAACTCGATCCGCTCGAGACACGCGCCCATCTGACACTCGCCTGGTCCTGTATTATGGCTGATCGCTTCGAGCAGGCGGCGATCCACTACGACCTGGCTTTTGAATTGAACCCGAACAATCCTCGTACGCTGTTTTCCTGCGCCCATGGGCTTGCCTTTCTCGGGGATAGCGAAAAGGCGGCCTCCCTTGAACGGTTGGCACTCGAACTCTCGCCCGTGGTGGCTTCCTATCAATGGGGGTATATTGCCGGCATACACTTTATCGCCGAGGACTATGCGGGAAGTGTGTCTGCAGCCGAAAGAGGTGTGGGCAGCCTGCTCGACCTCCACGCCTGGCGGGCGGCGGCGCTGGCGCACATGGGGCGACCGCGCGAGGCGGGCGAAGCTGCCGCGGAGTTTCTGGCCTCGGTGCGGCGGCAGTGGGGCGATGCAGCACCGGACGACCCCGGCATTGTTTCATGGGCACTCCACGGTCTGCCCTTCAAGGAAGAAAAGTGCAGGCAGCGGTTCTTGCATGGCCTTCGCATTGCTGGGCTGGAAACGGGATAG
- a CDS encoding DUF1643 domain-containing protein produces MLGRRWSENGGNIVWIMLNPSKADSVMDDPTVRRCMAFSRAWGYGGLNVVNLYAMCATTPDELRLVEDPVGPDNDSHIAEVCTALAPMDRHTVVAAWGAHPLAQARARHVLSIVGHDVDCLGMTRTGQPRHPLYVPAMQSRTSCRLRDIR; encoded by the coding sequence ATGCTCGGCCGGCGTTGGTCTGAGAATGGTGGCAATATCGTTTGGATCATGCTCAATCCGTCCAAGGCAGACAGTGTGATGGACGATCCGACCGTTCGGCGTTGCATGGCCTTCTCCCGGGCCTGGGGTTACGGGGGGCTGAACGTCGTCAATCTCTACGCTATGTGCGCGACAACACCGGATGAATTGAGGCTCGTCGAGGATCCTGTCGGGCCGGACAATGACAGCCACATCGCCGAGGTTTGCACAGCGCTCGCCCCGATGGACCGGCACACTGTCGTTGCAGCCTGGGGTGCCCATCCGCTGGCACAGGCGCGCGCACGGCACGTCTTATCAATCGTTGGCCATGACGTTGACTGCCTCGGCATGACCAGGACCGGCCAGCCGCGGCACCCACTCTACGTGCCTGCCATGCAGTCGCGCACCAGTTGTCGTCTGAGGGATATTCGCTAG
- the katG gene encoding catalase/peroxidase HPI, translated as MDTKTDKIEGKCPVAHSTAARANRDWWPNQLDLQVLHQYSRLSNPMDEAFDYAKEFASLDLDAVIRDLHALMTDSQDWWPADFGHYGPLFIRMAWHSAGTYRVGDGRGGAGAGQQRFAPLNSWPDNVNLDKARRLLWPIKQKYGRKISWADLMILTGNVALESMGFKTFGFAGGREDVWEPETDIYWGSEGKWLADERYSGDRDLENPLAAVQMGLIYVNPEGPNGNPDPLAAARDIRETFARMAMNDEETVALIAGGHTFGKTHGAGDAALVGAEPEAADIELQGLGWKSGYGSGKGGDTIGSGLEVTWTTTPTKWSNNFLWNLFGYEWELTKSPAGAHQWTPKHGMGAATVPDAHDASKRHAPSMLTTDLALRFDPEYGKISRRFFENPDQFADAFARAWYKLTHRDMGPIARYLGPLVPKEQLAWQDPIPAVDHELIGEQDIAALKAKILAAVPSVSQLVATAWASASTFRGSDKRGGANGARVRLAPQKDWEVNQPAQLAAVLEKLEAIQKEFNAAQPGGKEVSLADLIVLGGVAAIEKAAKDAGYAVKVPFAPGRMDASQEQTDVDSFAPLEPAADGFRNYSRGRLRLSPEEALVDRAQLLTLTAPEMTVLVGGLRVLGANAGDSAHGIFTTRPGTLTNDFFVNLLDMGTEWKAISDAKDVFEGRDRKTNDVKWTATRADLIFGSHSQLRALAEVYGSTDAKEKFVKDFVAAWTKVMNADRFDLA; from the coding sequence ATGGACACAAAGACTGACAAGATAGAGGGCAAGTGCCCGGTCGCGCATTCCACAGCGGCGAGGGCCAACCGGGACTGGTGGCCCAACCAGCTCGACCTTCAGGTTCTTCACCAGTACTCCCGCCTTTCCAATCCGATGGACGAGGCGTTCGACTACGCCAAGGAGTTCGCGAGCCTCGACCTTGATGCCGTGATCAGGGATCTTCACGCCCTGATGACGGACTCCCAGGATTGGTGGCCGGCCGACTTCGGTCACTACGGACCGCTGTTCATCCGTATGGCATGGCACAGCGCCGGCACCTACCGCGTCGGCGATGGCCGGGGTGGCGCCGGAGCCGGGCAGCAGCGCTTCGCGCCGCTCAACAGCTGGCCGGACAACGTCAACCTCGACAAGGCACGCCGGTTGCTCTGGCCGATCAAGCAGAAATACGGCCGCAAGATCTCCTGGGCCGACCTGATGATCCTGACCGGCAACGTTGCGCTGGAATCGATGGGCTTCAAGACGTTCGGTTTCGCCGGCGGACGCGAGGATGTCTGGGAGCCGGAAACGGATATCTACTGGGGTTCCGAGGGCAAGTGGCTAGCGGACGAACGCTATAGCGGCGACCGCGACCTCGAAAACCCGCTCGCAGCCGTGCAGATGGGCCTGATCTACGTCAATCCGGAAGGCCCGAACGGCAATCCTGACCCGCTGGCTGCAGCGCGCGACATCCGCGAGACCTTCGCGCGCATGGCAATGAACGATGAGGAAACCGTCGCGCTGATCGCCGGCGGACACACATTCGGCAAGACCCATGGCGCCGGCGATGCCGCGCTGGTGGGAGCGGAGCCGGAAGCTGCCGACATCGAGCTGCAAGGCCTTGGCTGGAAGAGCGGGTATGGTAGCGGCAAGGGCGGCGACACGATCGGCAGCGGCCTGGAAGTCACCTGGACCACGACGCCGACCAAGTGGAGCAACAACTTCCTCTGGAACCTGTTCGGCTACGAATGGGAGCTGACCAAGAGCCCGGCTGGCGCGCACCAATGGACGCCGAAGCATGGGATGGGTGCGGCCACCGTGCCCGACGCACACGACGCATCGAAGCGTCATGCCCCGTCGATGCTGACCACCGACCTCGCTCTGCGCTTCGACCCCGAGTACGGGAAAATCTCGCGGCGCTTCTTCGAGAACCCTGATCAGTTCGCCGACGCTTTCGCCCGTGCCTGGTACAAGCTCACCCACCGCGACATGGGACCGATCGCGCGCTATCTCGGCCCGCTGGTCCCGAAGGAGCAACTGGCGTGGCAGGACCCGATCCCGGCAGTTGATCACGAACTGATCGGTGAGCAGGACATCGCGGCGCTCAAGGCCAAGATTCTCGCTGCCGTGCCGTCGGTATCGCAGCTGGTCGCGACGGCCTGGGCGTCTGCCTCGACATTCCGCGGCTCCGACAAGCGCGGCGGGGCAAACGGTGCGCGTGTGCGTCTTGCACCGCAGAAGGACTGGGAGGTCAACCAGCCCGCACAGCTGGCAGCCGTCCTGGAGAAGCTTGAGGCGATCCAGAAGGAGTTCAACGCTGCGCAGCCGGGCGGCAAGGAGGTCTCGCTTGCCGATCTGATTGTTCTTGGTGGTGTTGCTGCTATCGAAAAGGCTGCAAAGGACGCCGGCTATGCCGTAAAGGTACCCTTCGCGCCGGGTCGTATGGATGCCTCGCAGGAGCAGACGGACGTGGATTCCTTTGCGCCTCTCGAACCGGCCGCCGACGGTTTCCGCAACTACAGTCGTGGCCGGCTGCGCTTGTCGCCCGAAGAGGCTCTGGTCGACCGGGCACAGCTGCTGACGCTGACGGCGCCCGAGATGACGGTCCTTGTCGGCGGTCTGCGCGTGCTCGGCGCAAATGCCGGCGACAGTGCGCACGGTATCTTCACGACGCGCCCCGGTACGCTGACCAACGACTTCTTCGTCAACCTGCTCGATATGGGCACGGAGTGGAAGGCTATCTCGGATGCCAAGGACGTGTTCGAGGGACGCGACCGCAAGACAAACGACGTGAAGTGGACCGCTACCCGCGCCGACCTGATCTTCGGCTCGCATTCGCAGCTTCGCGCGCTCGCCGAAGTCTACGGCAGCACCGATGCCAAGGAGAAGTTCGTGAAGGACTTTGTGGCGGCCTGGACCAAGGTGATGAACGCCGATCGCTTCGATCTCGCCTGA
- a CDS encoding LysR substrate-binding domain-containing protein, producing the protein MMNLTLKQLRYFEALARHSHFGRAADACAISQPAMSVQIKELEEALGTELFERSARQVRLTSFGEEFVERVRDILRSVDELEDLARASKERLVGRLRIGVIPTVAPYLLPTLIGNLTRLYGGLDIHIRETQTQKLIHELSEGRLDTAIVALPVSEPSLTEVALFEEKFVLVRPGKDEGKPVPNRETLLEMRVLLLEEGHCFREQALSFCSMHSAHPRELLDGSSLSTLVQMVGAGIGVTLIPEMAVAVETRSAPVSVARFKSPQPSRTIGMIWRKASPLSEQYLQISEVVRQSAAALRELADPTAHNS; encoded by the coding sequence ATGATGAACTTGACCCTGAAGCAGCTTCGCTACTTCGAGGCGCTGGCGCGACACAGCCACTTCGGCCGCGCCGCGGATGCCTGCGCGATTTCCCAGCCGGCCATGTCGGTGCAGATCAAGGAACTGGAGGAAGCGCTGGGCACCGAGCTCTTCGAAAGAAGCGCCCGGCAGGTCCGGCTGACCAGTTTCGGCGAGGAATTCGTCGAACGAGTCCGCGACATATTGCGCTCCGTCGACGAACTGGAGGACCTGGCGCGCGCGTCGAAGGAGCGGTTGGTCGGGCGGCTGCGCATAGGCGTGATCCCCACCGTGGCGCCATATCTCTTGCCGACACTCATCGGCAACCTGACGCGCCTGTATGGTGGCCTCGACATCCATATACGTGAAACGCAGACACAAAAGCTCATCCACGAACTGTCGGAGGGCCGGCTGGACACGGCCATCGTCGCTCTGCCGGTGTCCGAACCTTCACTCACGGAAGTTGCACTGTTCGAGGAGAAATTCGTGTTGGTCCGACCGGGAAAAGATGAAGGCAAGCCCGTGCCCAATCGCGAAACGCTCCTGGAAATGCGGGTGCTTCTGCTCGAGGAAGGGCACTGTTTTCGCGAACAGGCGCTGTCGTTCTGCAGCATGCATTCGGCACATCCGCGGGAGTTGCTGGACGGCAGTTCCCTGTCGACGCTGGTTCAGATGGTCGGCGCCGGCATCGGTGTCACCCTCATCCCGGAAATGGCCGTCGCAGTTGAGACACGCTCGGCACCGGTTTCCGTTGCCCGTTTTAAAAGCCCCCAGCCCTCGCGAACGATCGGCATGATCTGGCGCAAGGCCAGCCCGCTGTCCGAACAATACCTGCAGATCTCCGAAGTGGTCCGCCAGTCGGCTGCCGCGCTGCGTGAACTGGCCGATCCGACAGCACATAACTCATGA
- a CDS encoding MarC family protein: protein MPEVEFGARKIFLMLFLMLGPIKILVPFKVLTGGYDPMLRRRIATRAILFSAASLAIAGLLGRTILENLEISLPVLAMTGGIILFIVALRTILQPNADLPVRRTERGQADPGLALTPLAFPTIVTPYGIAAVIVFATLAGDRQTEGLTVAGIVLLILALDWLAMIFAEIILRWIGTSLQVLAVVLGVTQAALGLQVILHSFSMITW from the coding sequence ATGCCCGAGGTGGAGTTCGGAGCACGCAAAATATTCCTGATGCTTTTCCTGATGCTTGGCCCGATCAAAATACTGGTGCCATTTAAGGTCCTTACGGGCGGCTACGACCCCATGTTGCGGCGACGAATAGCCACCAGGGCGATCTTGTTTTCTGCGGCATCGCTGGCGATCGCAGGATTGCTGGGGCGCACTATTCTTGAGAATCTAGAAATCTCGTTGCCGGTGCTCGCGATGACAGGGGGGATCATATTGTTCATCGTGGCCTTGCGAACCATCCTGCAGCCGAATGCTGATCTTCCGGTACGACGGACGGAGCGAGGACAAGCAGATCCGGGGCTCGCTCTCACACCACTGGCGTTTCCAACAATTGTAACACCTTATGGTATTGCCGCTGTGATCGTCTTTGCCACATTGGCGGGCGACCGCCAAACAGAAGGGCTCACCGTGGCGGGTATTGTATTGCTGATCCTGGCGCTGGACTGGCTGGCGATGATTTTCGCGGAGATCATACTCAGATGGATCGGCACTTCACTTCAGGTCCTGGCTGTGGTGCTTGGTGTTACCCAAGCTGCCCTGGGCCTGCAGGTTATTCTGCATAGTTTTAGCATGATTACCTGGTAA
- a CDS encoding STAS/SEC14 domain-containing protein: MPVIVIKPVPDKNILIITPQGPLEQANFETIASEVELAVRSHGKLAGLMLIIERFPGWKSFGAVAAHLKFVSNHHRQIERIAVVTSSKLLRIVPGLARYFVHPEIRPFDFQQQALALAWLETGRL; the protein is encoded by the coding sequence ATGCCCGTGATTGTCATAAAGCCCGTGCCCGACAAAAACATCCTGATCATTACACCACAAGGTCCCCTCGAGCAGGCCAACTTCGAGACGATCGCGAGTGAGGTTGAGCTTGCCGTGCGCTCGCATGGAAAACTTGCCGGCCTGATGCTCATTATTGAGCGTTTCCCCGGATGGAAGAGTTTCGGAGCGGTGGCTGCTCATCTGAAATTTGTCTCCAATCACCATCGACAGATCGAACGGATCGCGGTTGTTACCAGCAGCAAGCTTCTTAGGATCGTTCCCGGCCTCGCTCGCTATTTCGTACACCCCGAGATTCGACCTTTCGACTTCCAGCAACAGGCACTGGCGCTTGCTTGGTTGGAGACTGGCCGACTATGA
- a CDS encoding ABC transporter ATP-binding protein/permease — MSQQHIPLKLTATRFVRAVKIFTTSEVGGRAKLLLFALVALFGGISVLNVVNSFVGRHFMTAIAEKQTAEFIRQAMLYTGAFAASTIVSVIATFAEERLALLWREFLTRRAVGLYMTGGTFYRVVQGGKLSHPDQRISEDISAFTITTLSFVLMLLNSVLTILTFSGVLWLISPLLFAAAVVYAAFGSYMTIMLGKPLISLNYDQLDSEAAFRSGLIRVRENAESIMIEGGEERHANLLLRRFDELAANFKRIIVVNRNVGFFTTGYNWMIQIIPVVIIAPAFMRGDMEFGVITQSAAAFAMLVGAFSFIVRQFKSISNFAAVVARISSLLEAVEDAREPAKTNLEIVETDRNLAYDRLTLKSPIGETLLKELSATIPADVRIVVQGDDDAVAAALFRATAGIGTSGEGRIERPPRDQLRIIAQRTCLAPGSLRQILVPSGQIQTASNEEIISLLKQLGFAQASNADDLDKEQDWSSLLSPREQHIVAVAGVLIATPSYVLLENADTIFGHGLLREILRLLAERRITCVNFAEANASRKAYDAVIECHADGSWTWIDQRVRPDDQSAL; from the coding sequence ATGAGCCAGCAGCATATTCCGCTAAAGCTGACCGCAACCAGATTTGTCCGAGCGGTCAAAATCTTCACGACATCGGAAGTGGGTGGAAGGGCCAAGCTTCTTCTTTTCGCTCTCGTCGCTCTTTTCGGCGGCATCAGCGTATTGAACGTCGTCAACAGCTTCGTCGGCCGCCATTTTATGACCGCCATTGCCGAAAAGCAGACGGCCGAGTTCATTCGCCAGGCCATGCTGTACACTGGCGCCTTTGCAGCATCGACCATCGTCTCGGTGATTGCGACGTTTGCAGAAGAGCGGCTCGCCTTGCTTTGGCGGGAGTTCCTCACGCGTCGCGCGGTCGGCCTTTATATGACCGGAGGAACCTTCTATCGCGTCGTTCAGGGAGGCAAGCTCTCGCATCCGGATCAACGGATCTCCGAGGACATCAGCGCATTCACGATCACCACGCTCTCCTTCGTGCTCATGCTGCTCAACAGCGTTTTGACAATCCTGACCTTCTCGGGTGTCCTATGGCTCATCAGCCCGCTGCTGTTCGCAGCAGCCGTCGTCTACGCAGCCTTTGGATCGTATATGACGATCATGCTCGGGAAACCCCTGATCAGCCTGAATTATGATCAACTCGACAGCGAGGCTGCCTTCCGGTCCGGTTTGATCCGTGTGCGCGAGAACGCAGAATCGATCATGATCGAAGGAGGCGAGGAACGACACGCCAACCTCTTGCTGAGGCGTTTCGATGAACTCGCCGCGAACTTCAAACGCATAATCGTCGTCAACCGGAACGTTGGTTTTTTCACGACAGGCTACAACTGGATGATCCAAATCATCCCGGTTGTCATCATTGCCCCAGCTTTCATGCGCGGCGATATGGAATTCGGCGTGATCACCCAGTCTGCCGCAGCGTTTGCCATGCTTGTCGGCGCGTTCTCCTTCATTGTCAGGCAATTCAAGTCGATATCCAATTTTGCGGCCGTGGTGGCGCGGATCAGCTCGCTGCTGGAAGCGGTCGAAGACGCTCGCGAACCAGCGAAGACAAACCTGGAAATCGTCGAGACCGATCGAAACCTTGCATATGATCGTCTGACACTGAAATCGCCGATCGGGGAAACGTTGCTGAAGGAACTCTCAGCGACCATTCCGGCTGATGTCCGTATTGTTGTTCAGGGCGATGATGATGCCGTGGCCGCTGCGTTGTTCCGCGCCACGGCGGGCATTGGCACCTCTGGAGAGGGACGCATCGAACGCCCTCCGCGCGATCAGTTGCGCATAATCGCTCAACGGACCTGCCTTGCACCCGGAAGCCTCAGGCAAATTCTGGTGCCGTCGGGGCAAATTCAGACGGCCTCGAATGAAGAGATCATTTCGCTTCTCAAGCAACTCGGATTTGCGCAAGCTTCGAACGCAGACGATCTGGACAAAGAGCAAGATTGGTCATCGCTGCTGTCGCCACGGGAACAGCATATAGTGGCAGTAGCTGGGGTGCTCATCGCGACTCCGAGCTATGTTCTTTTGGAAAACGCGGATACGATCTTTGGTCATGGCCTGCTACGCGAAATCCTGAGACTGCTTGCAGAGCGGAGGATCACTTGCGTCAATTTCGCCGAGGCGAATGCCTCCCGCAAGGCGTATGACGCCGTAATCGAGTGTCATGCTGACGGTTCCTGGACGTGGATAGACCAAAGAGTACGTCCTGATGACCAATCGGCCCTCTGA
- a CDS encoding CBS domain-containing protein yields the protein MRVKDVMTTKVVRLSPDNSVRQAAKLMIDNHISGLPVVDDQGHLVGILSEGDLIRRTELCSTMVASPTELELAPEERANAFVKRCSWKVEDAMTTDPVTIDEDASVVRVSRLMQERGIKRIPVVRNEALVGIVSRADLLQAILAAKQDDTLVDDDAIRRSIVVRLGENTGLEGLDVTVAVTDGIVHLWGNVETTDCRRAARILAENVRGVRGVVEHFPVPSRQ from the coding sequence ATGCGCGTCAAAGATGTCATGACGACCAAGGTCGTGCGCCTGTCGCCTGACAATAGCGTCAGGCAGGCGGCAAAGCTCATGATTGACAACCATATCAGCGGCCTGCCGGTCGTGGATGATCAAGGACACCTGGTGGGGATCCTCAGCGAGGGCGACCTTATTCGACGGACGGAACTCTGCAGCACAATGGTAGCGTCGCCGACCGAGTTGGAGCTTGCACCTGAGGAACGGGCAAACGCCTTTGTTAAGCGCTGTTCATGGAAAGTCGAAGACGCCATGACGACAGACCCTGTCACCATAGATGAGGATGCCTCGGTCGTACGTGTTTCCAGGCTTATGCAGGAACGCGGCATTAAGCGTATTCCAGTGGTGCGGAACGAGGCACTGGTAGGCATCGTCAGTCGCGCCGATCTCCTGCAAGCAATTCTGGCAGCCAAGCAGGACGACACGCTGGTGGACGATGATGCGATACGGCGAAGCATCGTCGTGCGCCTTGGAGAGAATACCGGTCTTGAGGGCCTGGACGTTACGGTCGCTGTCACCGACGGCATAGTGCACCTGTGGGGTAACGTAGAGACCACAGACTGCCGGCGCGCAGCACGCATCCTGGCCGAAAACGTCCGTGGTGTCAGGGGTGTGGTCGAGCATTTTCCAGTTCCGTCGCGTCAATAA